From the genome of Gammaproteobacteria bacterium, one region includes:
- a CDS encoding DUF5916 domain-containing protein — protein MKRRHVGYMLGLMVALAGPGAEIRAQEQGSAPSSGGAPVVPGCCDSEDVPILPATRVADADVTVDGAMEEAAWAAAAVATRFTQFEPDEGQPATQRTEARVLYGATALFVFMRAHDTSPGEIASQLTRRDQQSYSDLLGVVIDSYFDRRTAFQFVVNPAGVKQDVYRFDDTGEDAGWDAVWDVATARDDAGWSAEFRIPYSQLRFRDREEQTWGINFMRHLARREELSAWAPTTRADGGIVSRFGELRGLQDLDPPRRLEVLPYSLASLRRAPGDEANPFYRPNDALGSVGADLKYGVTSDITLDVTINPDFGQVEADPAQVNLTAFETFFPERRPFFVEGAGIFNFGIALGDGDQANESLFYSRRIGRAPQGWADPQGGYADADDQTTILGAWKLSGKTAGGWSIGALHAMTSEERADIAPGTGSSFQQPVEPFSNHGVLRLQKDFAEGRSAVGFIGTTVNRNAGVAEELRLRSAAYTGGVDFRHRFGGDAWQLEGHVLGSHVRGSPDAIARTQRSPARYFQRPDAGHVNYDAERTSLAGGAANFGIMKFAGSPWRVGTGFQTRTPGFEVNDMGYQRDADYLVHWVWGGYHNSTPQGPFRNWFVNLNAWNVWNYDRDRAGTGGNVNVNFQLRNFWHGYAGVNQELGAWSAGMLRGGPLVRTEGQTNFWGGFGSDARKPVRINVNSWGNVRPESDSWSFGVAPTLRVRPSGRATFNLGVMVSRNLDDRQWVRRINTDAPNYLFGRINQTTVGLTARMDYAFTPNLSLQVYAQPFVGSGSYSEFKRVADPRAERYADRFEAVEVLPEDSRYLAELGGSPVSFGNPDFSFRQFRSNTVLRWEYSPGSVLYLVWSQGRNHSAGTGQFDFDSDLGELFGVMPDNIFMVKLSYWLSR, from the coding sequence ATGAAGAGGAGACACGTGGGATACATGCTCGGACTGATGGTTGCGCTGGCGGGCCCCGGCGCGGAGATCCGGGCCCAGGAACAGGGATCCGCGCCATCGTCGGGCGGCGCGCCGGTCGTACCCGGATGCTGTGACAGCGAGGACGTGCCGATTCTCCCGGCGACTCGGGTCGCCGATGCGGACGTCACGGTGGACGGCGCCATGGAGGAAGCCGCGTGGGCAGCGGCCGCCGTGGCAACCCGGTTCACCCAGTTCGAGCCCGACGAAGGCCAACCCGCGACGCAGCGCACGGAGGCGCGCGTCCTCTACGGAGCCACTGCGCTGTTCGTGTTCATGCGTGCGCACGACACCAGTCCCGGCGAGATCGCGAGCCAATTGACGCGGCGCGATCAACAGTCGTATTCGGATCTGCTGGGCGTGGTCATCGACTCCTACTTCGACCGCCGCACGGCCTTCCAGTTCGTGGTGAACCCCGCCGGCGTGAAGCAGGACGTCTACAGGTTCGACGACACCGGTGAGGACGCCGGATGGGACGCGGTCTGGGACGTCGCGACCGCGCGCGACGATGCGGGATGGAGCGCAGAGTTCCGCATCCCCTACTCGCAACTGCGCTTCCGGGACCGGGAGGAACAGACCTGGGGCATCAACTTCATGCGCCACCTCGCGCGCCGGGAGGAACTCTCGGCGTGGGCGCCCACCACCCGCGCCGACGGCGGCATCGTGTCGCGCTTCGGGGAGTTGCGCGGGCTGCAAGACCTGGATCCACCCCGGCGGCTGGAGGTCCTTCCGTACTCGCTGGCCAGCCTCAGGCGCGCCCCCGGAGACGAGGCCAACCCGTTCTATCGACCGAACGACGCGCTGGGATCGGTCGGCGCCGACCTCAAGTACGGGGTGACTTCCGACATCACCCTCGACGTGACCATCAACCCGGACTTCGGGCAGGTTGAAGCAGACCCCGCCCAAGTGAACCTGACCGCGTTCGAGACGTTTTTCCCGGAGCGTCGGCCCTTCTTCGTCGAGGGCGCGGGCATCTTCAATTTCGGCATCGCGCTGGGAGACGGGGACCAGGCCAACGAGTCGCTGTTCTACTCGCGCAGGATCGGGCGCGCGCCCCAGGGATGGGCCGATCCGCAGGGGGGATACGCGGACGCCGACGACCAGACCACGATCCTGGGCGCCTGGAAGCTCTCCGGCAAAACGGCGGGCGGATGGTCGATCGGGGCGTTGCACGCCATGACCTCCGAAGAGCGCGCCGATATCGCGCCGGGGACGGGCAGTTCGTTCCAGCAGCCTGTAGAGCCGTTCTCCAACCATGGGGTCCTGAGGCTGCAGAAGGACTTCGCGGAGGGCCGTTCGGCCGTGGGATTCATTGGCACCACCGTGAATCGCAACGCGGGAGTCGCCGAGGAGTTGCGGCTGAGGTCCGCGGCCTACACCGGCGGCGTCGACTTCAGGCACCGCTTCGGGGGCGACGCCTGGCAGCTCGAAGGGCACGTCCTCGGCTCTCACGTGCGGGGTTCGCCGGACGCCATCGCCCGAACGCAGCGTTCGCCGGCCCGGTATTTCCAGCGTCCCGATGCGGGACATGTGAACTATGACGCCGAGCGCACCAGCCTGGCGGGAGGCGCGGCCAACTTCGGCATCATGAAGTTCGCCGGAAGCCCCTGGCGCGTCGGCACCGGATTCCAGACGCGTACGCCCGGCTTCGAGGTCAACGACATGGGCTACCAGCGCGACGCGGACTATCTCGTGCACTGGGTGTGGGGCGGATATCACAATTCCACGCCCCAGGGCCCCTTCCGCAACTGGTTCGTCAACCTCAACGCCTGGAACGTCTGGAACTACGATCGGGATCGTGCCGGGACCGGAGGCAACGTCAACGTTAATTTCCAGCTCCGGAACTTCTGGCACGGTTACGCGGGCGTAAACCAGGAGCTGGGGGCCTGGTCCGCCGGCATGCTGCGGGGCGGGCCGCTCGTCCGAACCGAAGGGCAGACCAACTTTTGGGGGGGATTCGGCAGCGACGCCCGCAAGCCAGTCCGGATCAACGTCAACTCCTGGGGCAACGTTCGCCCCGAGAGCGATTCGTGGTCCTTCGGCGTTGCGCCCACGCTACGCGTGCGGCCATCGGGCAGAGCCACCTTCAACCTCGGCGTCATGGTGAGCCGCAACCTCGACGACCGCCAGTGGGTCCGGCGTATCAATACCGACGCTCCCAACTACCTCTTCGGGCGCATCAACCAGACCACCGTGGGGCTGACCGCCCGCATGGACTACGCCTTCACGCCCAACCTCTCGCTGCAGGTGTACGCCCAGCCCTTCGTGGGGTCCGGGAGCTACAGCGAGTTCAAGCGTGTGGCCGACCCGCGCGCGGAGCGCTACGCCGACAGGTTCGAAGCCGTGGAGGTGCTCCCCGAGGACAGCCGCTATCTGGCCGAACTGGGCGGGAGCCCGGTGTCGTTCGGGAATCCCGATTTCAGCTTCAGGCAGTTCCGGTCCAATACGGTGCTCAGGTGGGAGTACTCGCCGGGGTCCGTGCTCTACCTCGTCTGGTCGCAGGGCCGCAATCACAGCGCCGGCACCGGGCAGTTCGACTTCGACTCGGACCTCGGTGAACTCTTCGGCGTCATGCCGGACAACATCTTCATGGTTAAGCTCAGTTACTGGCTGTCGCGGTAG
- a CDS encoding protein-L-isoaspartate(D-aspartate) O-methyltransferase — MGLHRELEQDPAGMFSRKTKRERFADRRARMVARQLRRRNIRDEDVLAAMGEVPREHFLPREQRAAAYQDRALPLTGGQTMSQPYMVAAMTEALELSPGQRVLEVGTGSGYQTAILARLAAEVFTIERLPGMAAGARGLLRDAGCDNVHVRVGDGTLGWPEKAPFDAILVTAAAPAAPRSLEEQLRPDGGCMVIPVGSRRIQQLVRIRRTPAGTTTERLMECAFVPLMGAEGW, encoded by the coding sequence TTGGGCCTCCATCGGGAACTCGAGCAGGATCCGGCGGGCATGTTCTCACGGAAGACGAAGCGGGAACGGTTCGCCGACCGGCGGGCCAGGATGGTTGCGAGGCAGTTGCGGCGCAGGAACATCCGGGACGAGGACGTGCTCGCGGCCATGGGCGAGGTTCCGCGCGAGCACTTCCTGCCCCGGGAGCAACGCGCGGCGGCCTACCAGGACCGCGCCCTTCCGTTGACGGGTGGGCAGACGATGTCGCAGCCCTACATGGTGGCCGCGATGACCGAGGCTCTGGAGCTGTCGCCCGGGCAGCGCGTACTGGAAGTCGGGACCGGCAGCGGCTATCAGACCGCGATTCTCGCGCGTCTCGCCGCGGAGGTCTTTACCATCGAGCGCCTGCCCGGGATGGCCGCAGGGGCGCGCGGGCTCCTGCGGGACGCAGGATGCGACAATGTGCACGTGCGCGTCGGCGACGGCACGCTGGGCTGGCCGGAAAAGGCACCCTTCGACGCGATCCTGGTCACGGCCGCGGCGCCGGCCGCCCCGCGCTCCCTGGAAGAACAACTCCGCCCGGACGGCGGGTGCATGGTCATTCCGGTCGGGTCGCGTCGGATTCAGCAACTGGTGCGCATCCGGCGAACGCCCGCCGGGACGACCACGGAACGGCTGATGGAGTGCGCGTTCGTGCCCCTGATGGGAGCGGAGGGCTGGTAG